The proteins below come from a single Chitinophaga pinensis DSM 2588 genomic window:
- a CDS encoding TonB-dependent receptor plug domain-containing protein codes for MPEGGTLVDGLSTNIAFKAINEFGKPADVKGEIKDDNNNTVATFESFHDGMGQLAFTPEPGKKYRAVLAKPAGVRQHFDLPAAAKQGLVMNVSKKGKLLQFNIAVTRDINVKLVGQSKNDVHYLQELSLRKGTQVVEVDAEKFPVGIARFTITTNTRLPLAERLVFLHPDRKLQVKITADKERYQPREKVTLHLKTLDEAGKPVASNFSLAVMDDKLWSLADDKQDHILSWLLMGSELHGKVEEPQFYFKDEEKKAIPALDLVMLTNGYRYFDYIDYLEKTGRPKFSPDLNNIITGVIVDKNGKPVKSTVYLLSSINRYNYDQGEVIQQATADDGVFFFTDITSAFSYHLLASSARKREPVSIKLLREGVDYIPSPARKVKDPFEDDRLPPPLLAERGNKDKVEMMEDVFKEKKQAPNKPDNFAIGKMNDRSLNEVVVVAYNQTTKRMITGSITTVKAQDLTSTDVLSVLQGRVSGLEVTRPTGAGGATIVIRGVSSLPQNDQPLIVLDGVPISKISDIVNREDIDYIEILKDADATAIYGSRGANGVILITSKNNKRPSIVFNLERTDYYASQTVQLKKDQYTIAKHFYAPKYLSPNTTKRDDFRETIYWNPVVQTNKDGDASVEFYNSDANTTFRAIAEGIGFNGKLGRAEKTYAVQSPLTVDAKLPPYMTAGDIVQIPLVIKNNTDKAITAKIDISLSGDIELRPYLDTINIPSDSAVQVPVTVRARTATNGSFSCKVMAGDNKESLYLPVSVTSKGFPVTTTISGNRSKETNFTIHHMLEGTLATELKVFTKMEDRLLSDVEAMLREPYGCFEQTSSTTYPNIYILKLLRSSAKKHTAAEQKAMDYLITGYKRLIGFETAEHGFEWFGRTPPHEALTAYGLLEFTAMNEFIKVDKGMLERTQQFLLGRRDKKGSFNIHKQGLDAFASVPDKIANCYIVYALTASGIKNEIKLEYETAVKKALESNDAYLLSMMALAASNMGRADDFNTLLAAAKEAKLNATTTVVNSRSSSLRVETMALYALALMKEKTPDIGSISNLIADIMKQKSYYGYGSTQGTVLALQAICGYQQLIGDQIAGSQMEIKVNNKTIYAGASATSSINNIVEGENTFSIKYKDEKANAPYQLELAYFTSLPPNDAQAELQLATELSTSQTKVGETVRMQVAVKNIKNILQPMSIVKVGIPAGLTVQPWQLKEMMEQGQIAYYEIFDNYLVLYWMGFAPEETKKVNFDLKAEIAGKYKGKASTTYLYYTPEFKHWNAGTEITIEP; via the coding sequence ATGCCGGAAGGTGGCACCCTGGTAGATGGATTATCTACCAATATAGCCTTCAAAGCCATTAATGAATTTGGCAAACCAGCTGATGTAAAAGGCGAAATTAAGGACGATAACAACAATACCGTCGCTACGTTTGAAAGCTTTCATGACGGTATGGGACAGCTGGCATTCACGCCAGAACCAGGCAAAAAATACAGAGCGGTATTAGCCAAGCCTGCCGGCGTTCGTCAACATTTTGATCTTCCTGCTGCCGCGAAGCAAGGGCTTGTGATGAACGTGAGTAAAAAAGGGAAGTTATTGCAGTTCAATATTGCAGTAACCCGGGATATAAATGTAAAACTGGTAGGACAAAGCAAGAATGACGTGCATTATCTTCAGGAATTATCGCTCAGGAAAGGCACACAGGTCGTTGAGGTAGATGCAGAAAAGTTCCCTGTCGGTATAGCCCGGTTCACGATTACAACCAATACGCGGCTTCCGCTGGCAGAGAGACTTGTATTCCTGCATCCTGACAGAAAACTACAGGTAAAGATCACTGCTGACAAAGAACGTTATCAACCAAGAGAGAAAGTCACCTTACATTTAAAAACGCTGGACGAAGCCGGTAAGCCGGTGGCTTCTAATTTCTCACTGGCTGTAATGGATGATAAACTGTGGTCACTGGCTGATGATAAACAGGACCATATTCTCTCCTGGCTACTCATGGGTTCCGAATTACATGGTAAGGTAGAAGAGCCTCAATTTTACTTCAAAGATGAGGAAAAAAAGGCCATTCCGGCACTGGATCTGGTGATGTTGACCAATGGCTATCGTTACTTTGATTACATTGACTACCTGGAAAAAACAGGCAGACCTAAATTTAGCCCCGACCTCAATAATATTATCACTGGTGTGATTGTAGATAAAAACGGTAAGCCTGTAAAATCAACCGTCTATTTGCTGAGCAGTATTAATCGTTACAACTATGATCAGGGCGAGGTTATTCAGCAGGCAACAGCAGATGATGGGGTTTTCTTCTTTACAGATATTACCTCTGCGTTCAGCTATCATTTACTGGCCTCCTCTGCCCGCAAAAGAGAACCTGTCAGTATTAAGTTGTTAAGAGAGGGCGTGGATTATATCCCTAGCCCCGCCCGAAAGGTAAAAGACCCTTTTGAAGACGATCGTCTGCCACCACCGCTGCTGGCAGAAAGAGGGAATAAAGATAAAGTAGAGATGATGGAGGATGTCTTTAAAGAAAAAAAACAGGCGCCAAATAAGCCTGACAATTTCGCTATAGGGAAAATGAATGACCGTAGTCTGAATGAAGTGGTTGTGGTGGCGTATAATCAGACAACCAAGCGCATGATAACAGGATCCATTACAACAGTTAAAGCACAGGATCTTACAAGCACCGATGTGCTTTCTGTATTGCAGGGAAGGGTTTCGGGCCTGGAAGTCACAAGGCCGACCGGTGCTGGCGGAGCGACCATAGTGATCAGAGGTGTTTCATCATTACCCCAAAACGATCAACCGCTGATAGTCCTGGATGGCGTACCGATATCAAAAATATCCGATATAGTCAACCGGGAAGATATTGATTATATAGAAATACTCAAAGATGCTGACGCAACAGCTATTTATGGTAGCAGAGGCGCTAATGGTGTCATCTTGATTACTTCCAAAAACAATAAACGCCCGTCTATTGTATTCAACCTGGAACGCACCGATTACTATGCATCACAGACAGTACAACTTAAAAAAGATCAATATACGATAGCCAAACACTTTTATGCTCCCAAATACCTGTCTCCCAATACGACAAAAAGGGATGATTTCCGGGAAACGATTTACTGGAATCCGGTTGTACAGACCAATAAAGATGGAGATGCCAGTGTGGAATTTTACAACTCTGACGCCAATACTACTTTTCGCGCTATCGCAGAAGGTATCGGCTTCAATGGTAAGCTGGGACGAGCAGAAAAGACATATGCAGTACAATCTCCTTTGACAGTAGACGCTAAACTGCCTCCTTACATGACTGCTGGTGATATTGTACAAATTCCGCTGGTAATAAAAAACAATACGGACAAAGCCATCACCGCCAAAATTGACATCAGTCTTTCCGGCGATATTGAACTGCGACCTTACCTTGACACCATCAACATTCCATCAGATAGTGCCGTTCAGGTACCAGTTACTGTCAGGGCACGTACTGCGACAAATGGATCCTTTTCCTGTAAAGTAATGGCGGGAGACAATAAGGAAAGTCTGTATCTGCCAGTCAGTGTCACCAGTAAAGGTTTCCCTGTGACCACGACAATATCGGGCAACAGATCAAAAGAAACCAATTTCACCATCCATCATATGCTTGAAGGAACACTGGCTACCGAACTGAAGGTATTTACAAAGATGGAAGACCGTCTGTTGAGTGACGTAGAAGCCATGTTAAGGGAGCCATATGGTTGTTTTGAGCAGACCTCCTCTACTACTTATCCCAATATCTACATTCTGAAATTACTGCGTTCTTCGGCTAAAAAACATACAGCAGCAGAGCAAAAAGCGATGGACTATCTTATCACCGGCTATAAACGGTTGATAGGTTTTGAGACAGCGGAACATGGCTTTGAATGGTTTGGCCGCACGCCGCCTCATGAGGCATTAACAGCTTACGGATTACTGGAGTTTACAGCCATGAATGAGTTCATTAAAGTGGACAAAGGTATGCTGGAACGCACACAGCAATTCCTGCTGGGACGCAGAGATAAAAAAGGGTCCTTCAATATCCATAAGCAGGGACTGGACGCATTTGCATCAGTACCAGATAAAATCGCAAATTGCTACATCGTATATGCACTAACTGCTTCCGGTATCAAAAACGAGATCAAACTGGAATATGAAACCGCTGTTAAAAAAGCGCTGGAAAGCAACGATGCTTATCTGTTATCGATGATGGCACTGGCAGCCAGCAATATGGGCCGTGCAGATGATTTTAATACACTGCTGGCTGCAGCCAAAGAAGCGAAACTGAATGCCACAACAACCGTGGTTAACTCCAGGAGCAGTTCCTTACGTGTAGAGACCATGGCGTTGTATGCTTTGGCGCTCATGAAAGAAAAAACGCCTGACATAGGTAGCATTTCCAATCTGATTGCTGATATCATGAAACAGAAGAGCTATTACGGATACGGCTCTACACAGGGCACCGTACTGGCACTACAGGCAATATGCGGCTATCAGCAACTGATAGGCGATCAGATAGCAGGTTCGCAGATGGAAATAAAAGTGAATAACAAAACTATTTATGCCGGCGCCAGCGCAACATCTTCCATTAACAATATCGTTGAAGGAGAAAATACATTCTCGATCAAATATAAGGATGAGAAAGCCAATGCGCCTTATCAGCTGGAACTGGCTTATTTCACATCCTTACCACCTAATGACGCTCAGGCAGAACTGCAACTGGCGACTGAATTATCTACCAGTCAGACGAAAGTAGGAGAAACTGTCAGGATGCAGGTGGCAGTGAAGAATATCAAAAATATCCTTCAGCCAATGAGCATTGTAAAAGTGGGTATTCCTGCCGGTCTGACCGTACAGCCATGGCAATTAAAAGAAATGATGGAGCAGGGACAGATCGCTTACTATGAGATATTTGACAACTATCTGGTATTGTACTGGATGGGTTTTGCACCAGAAGAAACCAAGAAGGTGAACTTCGACCTGAAGGCTGAAATAGCCGGTAAATACAAAGGAAAGGCAAGCACCACCTATTTGTATTATACCCCGGAATTCAAGCACTGGAATGCAGGTACCGAAATTACCATCGAACCTTAA
- a CDS encoding DUF4349 domain-containing protein → MRVPLYYMAPVVLLTAACSSGSNHHSYSEAADSAAISMNEVAQAADSTGFTNDISSVNSPSRKRIRTADVRCRVSSVFNAVSTLEHAVRSVDGMVSESVMQNESVVIRDIAYSADSLKRIELFTPTANLTLRVPAASLDSVVHTLTGMATFIDYRTLKDEDKTLNYLSNAMKNNKPAPAVVKPAAKGTTLDVAQYKDQKYETETDRRIQNLAILDDVHYATFTVQLFQPQQADEQIIVNPERVTRAQFGTEFLLAVRSGFESFGALFIFLVSCWPYLILLALGLFIYRKTLRKKLSPQ, encoded by the coding sequence ATGCGTGTCCCCCTATATTACATGGCGCCAGTGGTGCTGCTGACAGCTGCATGCTCTTCCGGTTCGAATCATCACAGTTATAGCGAGGCTGCTGATTCCGCGGCTATATCAATGAACGAAGTGGCGCAGGCCGCTGATTCCACGGGTTTTACCAACGACATTAGTTCGGTCAATTCTCCATCCCGAAAACGCATCAGGACTGCGGATGTACGCTGTCGCGTAAGTAGTGTATTCAATGCCGTATCCACACTGGAACATGCGGTGCGAAGTGTTGATGGAATGGTCTCAGAAAGCGTGATGCAGAATGAATCAGTCGTAATCAGAGACATTGCGTATTCCGCTGATTCTCTGAAGCGTATTGAACTTTTTACGCCTACGGCCAATCTCACTTTACGCGTGCCTGCCGCCAGTCTGGACTCTGTTGTACATACGCTCACCGGTATGGCTACCTTCATTGATTATCGCACATTAAAAGATGAAGATAAAACGTTGAATTACCTTTCTAACGCGATGAAAAACAACAAGCCTGCACCTGCTGTTGTAAAACCTGCTGCGAAAGGTACGACGCTCGATGTAGCGCAATATAAGGATCAGAAGTATGAAACAGAAACAGACAGAAGGATTCAGAATCTTGCTATCCTGGATGATGTACATTATGCCACATTTACGGTACAGTTATTTCAGCCACAGCAGGCCGATGAACAGATTATTGTGAACCCTGAAAGAGTGACCCGTGCGCAGTTTGGTACAGAATTCCTATTGGCTGTACGTTCTGGTTTTGAAAGCTTTGGCGCCTTATTTATATTCCTTGTCAGCTGCTGGCCTTATCTTATCCTGCTGGCGTTGGGGTTATTTATCTATCGTAAAACATTACGCAAAAAATTAAGTCCACAGTAG
- a CDS encoding right-handed parallel beta-helix repeat-containing protein has translation MKIRHDYRRHALIAAATLLSFIVGCKKETDESIDKTIENSETSVTAATGRTFTLGPDANGRLVIDNKSGTYKAGDIINLKGNFKAVFISNMSGTAAAPIKIQNASGTVATIGDPSWTGSSGYPGAFSFDNCHYIKLGSPNGKNYMVINGATTSVREAYFNIHLGKHTDNFEIYNLSMNNGGTGIVAKTEPVKGDASTAYPNSTMYNLSIHGISINNTRNEAMYIGHTATYWDLTANVPYYGATSGMTAGHQYVEPIKWYNVLIYGNTVSNSGLDGIQTAAIDKLEVHSNVVTNWATQHNTAHNGGILIGGRTTNTNTHDNIVRNGWGELYQFYGSGTVHVVKNNLFADNESDGVSMRGAGGAAVQFVNNTVANVKGNTLRINGYSGQTGKNIVNNNVFIAPLKGVGTIYAKYYIYLENGAVATEGTGALANFKFATIAASGVSATNYYQVTNTSKTGGLLVGYVNLPGKL, from the coding sequence ATGAAAATTAGACATGACTACCGCCGGCATGCGCTTATTGCCGCTGCAACACTCCTTTCGTTTATTGTGGGATGTAAGAAAGAGACAGACGAAAGCATTGACAAGACTATCGAAAATTCTGAAACAAGTGTCACCGCTGCAACAGGCAGGACATTCACACTGGGGCCGGACGCAAACGGACGACTGGTTATAGACAACAAGAGTGGTACTTACAAAGCCGGAGACATTATTAATCTGAAAGGAAACTTCAAAGCGGTTTTCATTTCTAACATGAGCGGTACAGCAGCTGCTCCTATCAAAATCCAAAATGCTTCTGGTACAGTTGCTACCATCGGTGATCCTTCCTGGACTGGATCTAGCGGATATCCTGGCGCATTCTCATTTGACAATTGCCACTATATCAAATTAGGTAGCCCTAATGGCAAAAACTATATGGTTATCAATGGTGCTACCACTTCAGTAAGAGAAGCTTACTTCAACATTCACCTGGGCAAACATACCGACAACTTCGAGATCTACAACCTGAGTATGAACAACGGTGGTACCGGTATCGTCGCTAAAACTGAACCTGTAAAAGGAGATGCGTCTACTGCATATCCAAACTCTACAATGTACAATTTGTCTATCCACGGTATTTCTATTAATAATACCAGGAACGAGGCAATGTACATCGGTCACACAGCTACTTACTGGGACCTGACTGCCAATGTACCTTACTATGGTGCTACTTCAGGTATGACTGCCGGTCACCAGTATGTTGAGCCAATCAAATGGTACAACGTACTGATCTACGGCAACACCGTATCTAACAGCGGTCTGGATGGTATTCAGACAGCAGCTATCGACAAACTGGAAGTACATTCCAACGTTGTTACCAACTGGGCTACACAGCACAATACAGCACATAATGGTGGTATCCTGATTGGTGGTCGTACTACTAACACCAATACCCACGATAACATCGTTCGTAATGGCTGGGGTGAACTGTATCAGTTCTACGGTTCAGGTACAGTACACGTTGTTAAAAACAACCTGTTTGCTGATAACGAAAGTGACGGTGTGAGCATGAGAGGTGCAGGTGGTGCAGCCGTACAATTCGTAAATAACACAGTAGCAAACGTAAAAGGTAATACCCTCCGTATCAACGGTTACAGCGGTCAGACCGGCAAGAACATCGTTAACAATAACGTATTCATTGCTCCGCTGAAAGGTGTGGGTACCATCTACGCGAAATACTACATTTACCTGGAAAATGGTGCAGTTGCAACTGAAGGTACCGGCGCGCTGGCTAACTTCAAATTTGCTACAATCGCAGCTTCTGGTGTATCTGCTACAAACTACTATCAGGTTACTAATACATCGAAAACCGGCGGATTGCTGGTTGGTTATGTGAACTTACCTGGAAAACTGTAA
- a CDS encoding serine hydrolase domain-containing protein, translating to MKWLLFSTSLIFTLCTKQPGLTPDPVKYDFTKVDTYVDAHVKEYSNAVAVLVSKNNAVIYKKEVNLDITQPRIIASASKWLSAAVIMSLVDEKKLSLNDTVGKFLPLFTAYGKGNITIRQLFSHTSGFPGDSPQRYEYSKDLPLAIAVDSFARYTDLIHKPGEAFNYGGVSMHIAGRIAEVVSGKRWQTLFNERIANPCEMQANYILVRPDNPLIAGGVRTSARDYLNFLEMLLNKGMFHQRRILSEAAVKEMLQDQTAAAVIENTPYPLNPYTPYKTEEVRYGMGNWRDVVNANGVAEENSSPGAFGAHPWIDVKHHVAGIIFTRTTPKISNTSSLKIREMIRNILDGKPV from the coding sequence ATGAAATGGCTACTTTTTTCCACCAGTCTCATCTTCACACTCTGTACCAAACAACCAGGACTAACACCTGATCCTGTTAAATATGATTTCACTAAAGTAGATACTTACGTCGACGCACATGTGAAAGAATATAGTAACGCTGTTGCAGTACTCGTATCAAAAAATAACGCTGTTATTTATAAGAAAGAAGTCAACCTGGATATTACACAGCCGCGTATCATCGCTTCAGCTTCTAAATGGTTGTCTGCTGCTGTAATCATGTCCCTGGTGGACGAAAAGAAACTTTCACTGAATGATACCGTGGGTAAATTCCTCCCCCTGTTCACTGCGTATGGTAAAGGAAATATTACAATCAGACAGCTTTTTTCGCATACCTCCGGTTTTCCCGGCGACTCTCCGCAGCGCTATGAATATAGCAAAGATCTGCCGTTGGCAATAGCAGTAGACTCATTTGCGCGCTATACAGATCTGATTCATAAACCTGGAGAAGCGTTTAACTATGGTGGTGTGAGTATGCATATTGCCGGTAGAATAGCGGAGGTAGTGAGTGGAAAACGCTGGCAGACTTTATTCAACGAACGGATCGCCAACCCCTGTGAAATGCAGGCGAATTACATCCTTGTAAGACCAGATAATCCGCTCATAGCAGGTGGTGTACGCACTAGTGCCAGGGACTACCTGAACTTCCTGGAAATGCTGCTTAATAAAGGTATGTTTCACCAGCGTCGCATCCTGAGTGAAGCAGCTGTTAAAGAAATGCTGCAGGACCAGACCGCCGCTGCCGTTATTGAGAATACGCCTTATCCGCTTAATCCTTATACGCCATACAAAACAGAAGAAGTGCGTTATGGTATGGGTAACTGGAGAGACGTAGTTAATGCAAATGGAGTGGCCGAAGAAAATAGCAGTCCGGGTGCATTTGGTGCACATCCCTGGATTGATGTGAAGCACCATGTAGCAGGTATTATATTTACACGTACAACGCCTAAAATCAGCAATACATCCAGTTTAAAGATCAGGGAAATGATCCGCAATATACTGGATGGTAAGCCTGTATAA
- a CDS encoding immunity 22 family protein: MMTKAQYVVAVWLANFNHEKELRNYLEVKYDEDGNSLSAFGDAVGMRHFDIDFLEHASFTNAMKPEEIINGVSFSEYFKDDLTPLINHDILYHHNTIIFLYGKQDRYGAINEHIFTLANMPQRQLPFSFIGTVKFEIENQ, from the coding sequence ATGATGACGAAAGCACAGTATGTTGTTGCGGTTTGGCTGGCAAATTTTAACCATGAGAAAGAACTGCGGAATTATCTTGAAGTAAAGTACGATGAAGATGGCAACAGCCTTTCAGCATTTGGCGACGCTGTAGGCATGAGGCACTTCGACATCGACTTCCTTGAACATGCTTCTTTCACCAACGCGATGAAACCTGAAGAGATTATTAATGGGGTATCCTTTAGTGAATACTTCAAAGATGATCTTACTCCTCTGATTAACCATGACATATTATATCACCACAACACCATTATCTTCCTGTATGGAAAACAGGACCGATATGGCGCTATCAACGAGCATATATTCACCCTGGCCAACATGCCCCAACGGCAGTTGCCATTCAGTTTTATTGGTACGGTTAAATTTGAGATCGAAAACCAGTAA
- a CDS encoding DNA/RNA non-specific endonuclease, with amino-acid sequence MRTLTRRLLWIAVFSAFIASCTKDDNQTLPTPSSTDTREATVEAITLSENFESGTKAAYAATNVTLGSGSWNFDDALIGNLSTDAKTGVASARIRNTGSITMNFNATGANTISIAHAVFGSDGSSTWQLWISTNNGSTYTQTGSTVTCSSTSLQTVTFNVNVTGNVRLSIRKVSGGSNRINIDNITINTTGGGTGAGDNSHLLLGNPSGAMASIAFPTNYLVDQTYYSFSYNNARSTPNWVSWHLNSGDVGSTSRQDDFRPNTALPTGWYQVGSGSYSGSGFDRGHNCPSGDRTSSVAANSSTFLMTNMIPQAPQNNQQTWNNLEIYIRSLVTAGNEVYIIMGNYGTGGTGSNGGTSTSIDNGHVTVPSNVWKVIIVIPDGNNDLSRISTSTRVIAVNTPNINSISSDWKSYRTTVDAIESATGYDLLSGLPTNVQQVIEAQVDNL; translated from the coding sequence ATGAGAACCCTCACTCGCCGGCTGCTCTGGATAGCAGTCTTCTCCGCATTCATTGCCTCCTGTACAAAGGATGACAATCAGACACTTCCAACGCCATCTTCTACTGACACCCGGGAAGCAACTGTCGAAGCAATCACACTTTCAGAAAATTTTGAATCCGGCACCAAAGCTGCCTATGCGGCCACCAATGTAACGCTTGGCAGCGGTAGCTGGAATTTCGACGACGCACTGATCGGCAATCTGTCTACAGATGCCAAGACGGGCGTTGCTTCTGCACGTATTCGTAACACGGGATCTATTACTATGAACTTCAATGCCACCGGCGCCAATACCATCAGCATTGCGCATGCTGTATTCGGCTCAGACGGCAGCAGTACCTGGCAACTCTGGATCTCTACTAACAATGGTAGTACCTACACGCAGACAGGCAGTACTGTCACTTGTTCGTCTACAAGTCTGCAGACGGTAACTTTCAACGTAAATGTAACAGGCAATGTTCGCCTGTCCATACGAAAAGTATCCGGTGGCAGCAATCGTATCAACATCGATAACATTACCATTAATACCACTGGTGGCGGTACCGGTGCTGGCGATAACAGCCACCTGTTGCTAGGTAATCCAAGCGGAGCTATGGCAAGTATCGCGTTTCCTACCAACTATCTGGTAGACCAGACCTATTACAGCTTCTCTTACAATAACGCGAGAAGTACACCGAACTGGGTAAGCTGGCACCTGAACAGCGGTGATGTAGGGAGTACCTCCCGTCAGGACGACTTCCGCCCTAACACTGCTTTGCCTACGGGCTGGTACCAGGTAGGTTCCGGCAGTTATTCCGGTAGTGGCTTTGACAGGGGGCATAACTGTCCTTCAGGAGACAGAACCTCTTCTGTCGCAGCAAATTCTTCTACATTCCTGATGACGAATATGATTCCACAGGCGCCACAGAATAATCAGCAGACCTGGAATAACCTGGAAATATATATCCGTTCGCTGGTAACTGCAGGTAATGAGGTATATATAATTATGGGCAACTATGGCACTGGCGGTACGGGAAGCAATGGCGGTACAAGTACCTCAATCGATAATGGTCATGTGACGGTACCGTCTAATGTATGGAAAGTGATTATTGTGATCCCTGACGGTAACAATGACCTCAGTCGTATCAGTACTTCTACCCGTGTGATTGCTGTTAATACTCCTAATATCAACAGCATCAGCAGTGACTGGAAGAGCTACCGGACTACTGTTGATGCGATTGAATCTGCTACAGGATATGATCTGTTGTCGGGTTTACCTACCAACGTACAGCAGGTGATAGAGGCACAGGTAGACAATTTATAA